The Aspergillus luchuensis IFO 4308 DNA, chromosome 7, nearly complete sequence genome has a segment encoding these proteins:
- the cwc2 gene encoding active spliceosome conformation promoter CWC2 (COG:A;~EggNog:ENOG410PG3V;~InterPro:IPR000504,IPR032297,IPR034181,IPR012677, IPR039171,IPR039173,IPR035979,IPR000571,IPR036855;~PFAM:PF00642,PF16131,PF00076;~go_function: GO:0003676 - nucleic acid binding [Evidence IEA];~go_function: GO:0003723 - RNA binding [Evidence IEA];~go_function: GO:0017070 - U6 snRNA binding [Evidence IEA];~go_function: GO:0036002 - pre-mRNA binding [Evidence IEA];~go_function: GO:0046872 - metal ion binding [Evidence IEA];~go_process: GO:0000387 - spliceosomal snRNP assembly [Evidence IEA];~go_process: GO:0045292 - mRNA cis splicing, via spliceosome [Evidence IEA]) has product MAEATPPTETVTPPTEEVVEDQQQPQQQQQETETTEESTALTTTADGTVEPTKKTKKIIRRKRRPARPQVDPATIKSEPPPQVGTIFNIWYNKWSGGDRENSYLSKTAAPSRCNIARDSGYTRADKVPGSYFCLFFARGICPRGAECEYLHRLPTLHDIFNPNVDCFGRDKFSDYRDDMGGVGSFMRQNRTLYVGRIHVTDSIEEVVARNFQEWGQIDRIRVLTSRGVAFVTYTNEANAQFAKEAMAHQSLDHNEILNVRWATVDPNPLAQKREARRLEEQAAEAVRRALPAEFVAELEGRDPEAKKRKKIEGSYGLQGYEPPDEVWFSRAKELEDANAIAQLEAPEQPLMIEGASETAAGGAAPQEEQAGGIFSSSAVAALKGLAGGSVTTQQAPKAAGPLVAYGSDDDSE; this is encoded by the coding sequence ATGGCTGAAGCAACACCCCCAACTGAAACAGTAACCCCTCCTACGGAGGAGGTCGTCGaagaccaacaacaaccccagcaacaacaacaagaaaccGAAACGACAGAAGAAAGCACCGCCCTAACAACCACTGCCGACGGCACCGTCGAACCTACAAAAAAGACCAAAAAGATAATCAGACGCAAGCGCCGCCCAGCGCGCCCCCAAGTCGATCCAGCGACAATCAAATCGGAGCCCCCACCCCAAGTCGGTACGATCTTTAACATCTGGTACAACAAATGGAGCGGCGGTGACCGCGAGAACTCCTACCTAAGCAAAACCGCTGCACCATCACGATGCAACATCGCGCGCGACAGCGGCTACACACGGGCCGACAAAGTCCCCGGGTCATATTTCTGCCTGTTCTTCGCGCGGGGGATATGTCCGCGCGGCGCAGAGTGCGAGTACCTGCACCGTTTACCAACACTGCACGATATATTCAACCCGAACGTGGATTGCTTTGGACGGGACAAGTTCAGTGATTACCGGGATGATATGGGCGGTGTAGGGTCATTTATGAGACAGAACCGCACGTTGTATGTGGGACGGATCCATGTGACGGATTcgattgaggaggtggtggcgaGGAATTTCCAGGAATGGGGACAGATTGATCGGATTCGCGTGCTTACGTCTCGGGGTGTTGCATTCGTGACGTATACGAATGAGGCGAATGCGCAGTTTGCGAAGGAGGCTATGGCGCATCAGAGTTTGGACCATAATGAGATTTTGAATGTGAGGTGGGCTACGGTCGATCCGAACCCGTTAGCGCagaagagggaggcgagACGGTTGGAGGAGCAGGCTGCGGAGGCGGTTAGGAGGGCCTTGCCGGCGGAGTTTGTGGCTgagttggaggggagggatccagaggccaagaagaggaagaagattgaGGGGAGTTATGGGTTGCAGGGGTATGAGCCGCCGGATGAGGTTTGGTTCTCCCGCgcgaaggagttggaggatgcGAATGCGATTGCCCAGTTGGAGGCTCCGGAGCAGCCGCTGATGATTGAGGGTGCGTCGGagactgctgctggtggtgctgctccGCAGGAGGAACAGGCCGGAgggatcttctccagctctgcTGTTGCGGCGCTGAAGGGCCTGGCTGGGGGTAGTGTTACGACGCAACAGGCGCCTAAGGCTGCTGGGCCTCTGGTGGCGTAcgggagtgatgatgatagcgAGTAA
- a CDS encoding uncharacterized protein (COG:S;~EggNog:ENOG410Q28Z;~InterPro:IPR032710;~SECRETED:SignalP(1-18)) gives MHLILIILLVSALTLTLALPNRNINTNNDQILLAPSPTDSQPLDDPHCNGTGLIDPNDPNQDHPCTGDGLIPPSPSDPPREGFHFENPSTNCTYVSQPHIWDSFKILEKDMTKLFTLIHKNVSFTVVGHHPIAGHYNDLLHFYVNALRRVSVLFMDHADKFEIHPVAIIGGCESQWSVQEVNFKGVMNSGDPFDIINVWVTKWYQDQMVEIRTYIDAPKIMEALHKNEIWWNGTSERENMLYMPGPAGMPDLKELEGFMGYPDGRRYED, from the exons AtgcacctcatcctcataaTCCTCCTTGTCTCAGCCCTAACACTCACCCTTGCCCTCCCCAACCGtaacatcaacaccaacaatgaTCAAATCCTTCTCGCCCCCTCTCCTACAGACTCTCAACCCCTAGACGACCCCCACTGCAACGGCACCGGCCTCATCGACCCCAATGATCCTAACCAAGACCACCCCTGCACGGGCGATGGCCtcatccctccatccccctcaGACCCTCCTCGCGAGGGCTTCCACTTCGAGAATCCCTCGACGAATTGCACTTACGTCTCGCAACCCCACATCTGGGACTCGTTCAAGATTCTGGAAAAAGATATGACGAAGCTCTTCACGCTTATCCACAAGAACGTCAGTTTCACCGTCGTAGGACACCACCCGATTGCGGGACATTATAACGATCTGCTGCACTTTTATGTGAATGCATTGCGAAGAGTGAGTGTATTGTTCATGGATCATGCCGACAAGTTTGAGATTCATCCGGTGGCGATCATTGGGGGTTGTGAGAGTCAATGGTCGGTGCAGGAGGTGAATTTCAAGGGGGTTATGAATTCTG GAGACCCatttgatatcatcaacGTGTGGGTGACGAAGTGGTATCAAGATCAAATGGTGGAGATCCGAACGTATATTGATGCGCCGAAGATCATGGAGGCGTTGCATAAGAATGAAATCTGGTGGAATGGGACGTCGGAGAGGGAGAATATGCTGTATATGCCTGGGCCGGCGGGGATGCCGGATttgaaggagttggagggaTTTATGGGGTATCCTGATGGGAGGAGGTATGAAGATTGA
- the cpa1 gene encoding carbamoyl-phosphate synthase (glutamine-hydrolyzing) CPA1 (BUSCO:EOG09262914;~COG:F;~EggNog:ENOG410QEEE;~InterPro:IPR035686,IPR036480,IPR017926,IPR029062, IPR002474,IPR006274;~MEROPS:MER0060647;~PFAM:PF00988,PF00117;~go_function: GO:0004088 - carbamoyl-phosphate synthase (glutamine-hydrolyzing) activity [Evidence IEA];~go_process: GO:0006207 - 'de novo' pyrimidine nucleobase biosynthetic process [Evidence IEA];~go_process: GO:0006541 - glutamine metabolic process [Evidence IEA]), with protein MFARVFKAMPARAPAFTSVNASIQSRFMATVRQGRPATERATFTIRDGPIFHGKSFGARSNISGEAVFTTSLVGYPESLTDPSYRGQILVFTQPLIGNYGVPSAERDQHGLLKYFESPNLQAAGVVVADVAEQYSHWTAVESLGEWCAREGVPAISGVDTRAIVTYLREQGSSLARITVGEEYDADQDEAFVDPEQIHLVRQVSTKAPFHVSAADPQCHVAVLDCGVKENILRSLVSRGASITVFPFDYPIHKVAHHFDGVFISNGPGDPTHCQDTVYHLRRLMETSQVPIFGICLGHQLLALANGARTIKLKYGNRAHNIPALDTTTGRCHITSQNHGYAVDASTLPSDWKPYFVNLNDSSNEGMIHKTRPIFSTQFHPEAKGGPLDSSYLFDIYLDSVVKYKNHQLAFHPNRNTVPSPLLVDLLAKERVGVQPTIGMQNVAAAAAAAVAAA; from the coding sequence ATGTTCGCTCGTGTGTTCAAGGCCATGCCCGCCAGGGCCCCTGCCTTCACTTCCGTGAATGCTTCTATCCAGTCCCGCTTCATGGCTACCGTCCGTCAGGGACGTCCCGCCACTGAACGTGCCACTTTCACGATCCGAGATGGCCCCATCTTCCATGGAAAGTCCTTTGGAGCCCGCTCCAACATTTCCGGTGAAGccgtcttcaccacctctctGGTCGGATACCCCGAGTCCTTGACCGACCCCTCCTACCGTGGTCAGATCCTGGTCTTCACCCAGCCTCTGATCGGTAACTACGGTGTCCCCTCCGCCGAGAGGGACCAGCACGGTCTGCTCAAGTACTTTGAGTCTCCCAACCTCCAGGCCGCTGGTGTCGTCGTGGCCGATGTGGCTGAGCAGTACAGCCACTGGACCGCCGTCGAGAGTCTCGGTGAATGGTGTGCCCGTGAGGGTGTGCCCGCCATCTCCGGCGTCGACACTCGTGCCATTGTCACCTACCTCCGTGAGCAGGGTTCTTCCCTCGCTCGTATCACCGTCGGTGAGGAGTACGACGCTGACCAGGATGAGGCCTTCGTCGACCCTGAGCAGATCCACTTGGTCCGCCAGGTCAGCACCAAGGCTCCTTTCCACGTCAGCGCCGCCGACCCCCAGTGCCACGTCGCTGTGCTCGACTGCGGTGTCAAGGAGAACATCCTGCGTAGCTTGGTCAGCCGCGGAGCCAGCATCACTGTGTTCCCCTTCGACTACCCCATTCACAAGGTCGCCCACCACTTCGATGGtgtcttcatctccaacGGCCCCGGTGACCCGACTCACTGCCAGGACACCGTCTACCACCTCCGTCGCCTGATGGAGACTTCCCAGGTGCCCATCTTCGGTATCTGTCTGGGTCACCAGCTCCTGGCTCTGGCCAACGGTGCTCGCACCATCAAGCTCAAGTATGGTAACCGTGCCCACAACATCCCGGCTCTGGACACCACTACTGGCCGCTGCCACATCACCAGCCAGAACCACGGTTACGCCGTGGATGCTTCCACCCTGCCTTCCGACTGGAAGCCCTACTTTGTCAACCTGAACGATTCTAGCAACGAGGGTATGATCCACAAGACTCGTCCCATCTTCAGCACCCAGTTCCACCCCGAGGCCAAGGGCGGTCCCCTGGACTCCTCTTACCTCTTCGACATCTACCTGGACAGCGTCGTCAAGTACAAGAACCACCAGCTGGCGTTCCACCCCAACCGGAACACCGTCCCCAGCCCTCTCTTGGTTGACCTCTTGGCCAAGGAGCGTGTGGGCGTTCAGCCTACCATTGGCATGCAGAACGtggccgctgccgctgctgctgccgtcgCTGCCGCTTAA
- a CDS encoding uncharacterized protein (COG:O;~EggNog:ENOG410PU84;~InterPro:IPR011118,IPR029058;~PFAM:PF07519;~SECRETED:SignalP(1-19)) produces MRSKMSLLAGTATLSLAQATSLADVCTSSYARSVAPSSPLMGITVDTTSVTANPVYNYSSASTAFWPASTFDFCNVTLAYTHDGLDDQVLLQFWLPAPADFKNRWLSTGGFGYAINGDGSDLPGGVMYGAASGQTDGGFGSFSTEFDAVFLKANGTIDRQALYMFGYQAHYELSAVGKAFTKNFFNLGSSKLYAYYQGCSEGGREGWSQVQRFGEEWDGAVIGAPAIRYGQQQPNHLYPGLVEYTMGYYPPPCELEKINNMTIAACDALDGKKDGVVARTDLCKLHFNVNSTIGAPYYCPAETTTTVLKKRLSTSNTTPAQNGTVTKEGAAVAAKILDGLKTLDGKRAYIWYQPSATFDDAETQYNSDTDSWELDITSLGGEWVAKFLELYDVDNLSTLDNVTYDVMTKWMTLGWQRYEDVLQTTWPDLTPFYSNGGKIIHVHGESDPSIPTGSSVHYHESVRKTMYSSLSFNESSDALNDWNRLYLVPGAAHCSYSTDQPNGGWPQSTLPTLFDWVENGQKPDRLNATVQEGENYGQVQQLCAWPLRPYFVNNGTELTCVFDEESYQTWVYDFDAYDLPLY; encoded by the coding sequence ATGCGCTCCAAGATGAGCCTTCTGGCCGGCACGGCCACACTCTCCCTTGCTCAGGCAACCAGCCTGGCGGATGTCTGCACATCCTCCTACGCTCGTTCCGTGGCCCCCAGCAGCCCCCTCATGGGCATCACCGTGGACACCACCTCTGTCACTGCCAACCCGGTCTACAACTACAGCTCCGCCTCCACGGCCTTCTGGCCTGCCTCCACATTCGATTTCTGTAACGTCACCCTGGCCTACACCCACGATGGCCTCGACGACCAAGTCCTGCTGCAGTTCTGGCTCCCTGCCCCAGCCGACTTCAAGAACCGCTGGCTCTCCACTGGTGGTTTCGGCTATGCCATTAACGGCGACGGCTCTGACCTGCCCGGCGGTGTCATGTACGGCGCTGCCTCCGGTCAGACGGACGGTGGTTTCGGTAGTTTCTCCACTGAATTCGACGCCGTCTTCCTGAAGGCCAACGGTACCATCGACCGCCAGGCCCTCTACATGTTCGGCTACCAAGCCCACTATGAACTCAGCGCCGTCGGCAAGGCCTTCACCAAgaacttcttcaatctcGGCTCCTCCAAACTCTACGCCTACTACCAGGGCTGCTCCGAAGGTGGCCGCGAGGGCTGGTCCCAAGTCCAGCGCTTCGGCGAGGAATGGGACGGCGCTGTTATCGGCGCCCCTGCCATTCGCTacggccagcagcagccaaaccACCTCTACCCTGGTCTTGTCGAATACACTATGGGCTACTATCCCCCGCCCTGCGAGcttgagaagatcaacaacatgACTATTGCCGCCTGCGACGCCCTTGACGGCAAGAAGGATGGGGTCGTCGCCCGCACCGACCTCTGCAAGCTGCATTTCAATGTTAACTCCACCATCGGCGCCCCCTACTACTGCCCCGCCGAAACTACCACCACTGTGCTCAAGAAACGTCTCTccaccagcaacaccaccccaGCCCAAAACGGCACCGTCACCAAAGAAGgcgccgccgtcgccgccaaGATCCTCGATGGCCTGAAGACCCTTGACGGCAAGCGTGCTTACATCTGGTACCAGCCCAGCGCGACCTTCGACGACGCCGAAACGCAATACAACTCCGACACTGACTCCTGGGAACTGGACATCACCTCCCTCGGCGGCGAATGGGTGGCCAAGTTCCTCGAACTCTACGATGTCGacaacctctccaccctTGACAACGTTACCTACGACGTCATGACGAAATGGATGACTCTGGGCTGGCAACGCTACGAAGACGTCCTGCAAACTACCTGGCCCGACCTGACCCCGTTCTACTCCAACGGCGGCAAGATCATCCACGTCCACGGTGAATCGGACCCCAGTATCCCCACCGGCTCCTCGGTCCACTACCACGAATCCGTCCGTAAAACGATgtactcctccctctccttcaacgAGTCCTCCGACGCCCTGAACGACTGGAACCGTCTGTACCTTGTTCCTGGAGCTGCACACTGCTCGTACAGCACGGACCAGCCCAATGGCGGCTGGCCGCAGAGTACTCTGCCTACGTTGTTTGATTGGGTGGAGAATGGCCAGAAGCCGGATCGCTTGAATGCTACGGTCCAGGAGGGTGAGAACTATGGTCAGGTTCAGCAATTGTGTGCTTGGCCGTTGAGACCTTACTTCGTGAACAACGGGACCGAATTGACTTGTGTCTTTGATGAGGAGTCGTACCAGACTTGGGTGTATGACTTCGATGCTTATGATCTGCCGCTGTACTAG
- the RBG2 gene encoding putative GTP binding protein (Gtp1) (COG:T;~EggNog:ENOG410PG8U;~InterPro:IPR027417,IPR005225,IPR012675,IPR031662, IPR006074,IPR006073,IPR031167,IPR012676,IPR004095;~PFAM:PF02421,PF02824,PF01926,PF16897;~go_function: GO:0005525 - GTP binding [Evidence IEA]) has protein sequence MVNITEKIKEIEDEMRRTQKNKATEYHLGLLKGKLARLRAQLLEPTGGSGGGGVGFDVSKSGDARVALVGFPSVGKSTFLSKITKTKSETAAYAFTTLTAIPGVLEYGGAEIQILDLPGIIEGASEGKGRGRQVISAAKTSDLVLMVLDATKRAEQRALLEAELDAVGIRLNKEPPNIYLKQKKAGGMKITFQTPPKYLDEKMIYNVLRDYKMLNCEVLVRDEYATIDDFIDVIMKDHRKYIRCLYVYNKIDGVSLDFLDQLAREPHTAVMSCELDLGVEDVVDRIWKELRLIRVYTKRKGEMPDFSEALICRSNSTIEDVCDNIHRTLKETFKYAMVWGASARHIPQRVGLGHVVSDEDVVSIVAK, from the exons ATGGTGAACATTACGGAAAAGATCAAGGA GATCGAAGATGAGATGCGCAGGACGCAGA AGAACAAGGCCACAG AGTACCATCTTGGTCTATTGAAGGG AAAACTTGCCCGTCTACGAGCCCAGCTCCTGGAGCCCACAGGTGgctccggtggtggtggtgtcggtTTCGATGTGAGCAAGAGTGGTGATGCGCGTGTAGCTCTCGTCGGTTTCCCCTCCGTCGGTAAATCTACCTTCCTGAGCAAGATCACCAAGACGAAGAGTGAGACGGCCGCGTATGCGTTCACTACGCTCACTGCTATTCCTGGTGTGCTTGAGTATGGAGGTGCGGAGATTCAGATTCTTGATCTGCCGGGTATCATTGAGGGTGCGTCTGAGGGTAAGGGACGTGGAAGACAGGTCATTTCTGCTGCTAAG ACGAGTGATCTCGTTCTGATGGTGTTGGATGCTACGAAACGTGCAGAGCAACGAGCACTGCTGGAGGCTGAATTGGATGCTGTAGGCATCAGGTTGAACAAGGAGCCTCC GAACATCTACCTCAAGCAGAAAAAGGCCGGTGGCATGAAGATCACCTTCCAGACGCCGCCTAAGTACcttgatgagaagatgatctACAATGTTCTCCGCGATTACAAGATGCTCAACTGCGAAGTCTTGGTTCGTGATGAATATG CCACGATTGACGACTTCATTGATGTGATTATGAAGGATCACCGTAAATACATCAGATG CCTCTACGTCTACAATAAGATTGACGGAGTCAGTCTGGACTTCCTTGACCAACTAGCCCGCGAACCACACACAGCCGTCATGAGTTGTGAACTGGACTTGGGTGTGGAAGATGTCGTGGATCGCATCTGGAAGGAACTCCGTCTTATCCGGGTCTACACGAAACG GAAAGGTGAGATGCCCGACTTCTCCGAGGCATTGATCTGCCGCAGCAACTCAACTATCGAGGATGTGTGCGACAACATTCACCGCACATTGAAGGAAACGTTCAAGTATGCGATGGTATGGGGAGCGAGTGCACGCCATATCCCACAGCGGGTGGGCTTGGGACATGTGGtgtcggatgaggatgtggtgtCGATTGTTGCTAAATGA
- a CDS encoding uncharacterized protein (COG:T;~EggNog:ENOG410PW4Q;~InterPro:IPR000719,IPR011009,IPR017441;~PFAM:PF00069;~go_function: GO:0004672 - protein kinase activity [Evidence IEA];~go_function: GO:0005524 - ATP binding [Evidence IEA];~go_process: GO:0006468 - protein phosphorylation [Evidence IEA]): MFTRSTCIRTNVRSHPQIWIFVSNQPCVRKTSLMSTFTPLKSDKTNRDTDASNASRTSTAKPSKPQYRLAEDVEDLHRYCPGGYHPLELGDDLNKGRYRLVDKLGYGGYSSIWLARDLHRARYVAVKVITADASTSTPEASLLSSLGNSPLGLGSEIIPRLLDEFWIAGPNGKHRCIVTPPARMSLFDAKEASTFGLFHLDVARSITARLIRGVAVLHGQDIVHGDLHLGNILVQYPREGIDALSTAELYEKYGEPYSEAVIRLDSKPLANNIPARVFIPSWYGLRSNDIILGEEKILLSDFGESFNPHETARFSSKTLPLLQPPEARFSNEPLSFPSDVWTLACTIWEILGQGLYLRPFSLLLTVSLPSK; the protein is encoded by the exons ATGTTCACACGTAGTACTTGCATTCGTACCAACGTTCGATCCCACCCGCAAATATGGATATTTGTTTCAAACCAGCCTTGTGTCCGCAAGACCTCGTTGATGTCCACATTCACTCCCCTAAAGTCAGATAAGACGAACCGGGATACAGACGCGTCCAACGCTTCTCGAACATCAACCGCAAAGCCTAGCAAGCCGCAGTACAGGCTGGCTGAAGATGTCGAAGACCTGCACAGATACTGCCCCGGAGGATATCATCCTCTAGAGCTCGGAGACGACCTAAACAAGGGTCGATATCGACTGGTTGACAAACTCGGGTATGGAGGATACTCGAGTATATGGCTAGCCCGGGACCTACACCGGGCCAGATACGTGGCAGTCAAAGTAATTACCGCTGATGCTAGCACCTCTACACCTGAGGCTAGTCTTCTATCCTCCCTGGGAAACTCACCACTTGGACTAGGAAGTGAGATCATCCCACGACTCTTGGATGAATTTTGGATTGCCGGGCCCAATGGGAAGCATAGATGTATCGTTACTCCGCCAGCACGTATGAGCTTGTTTGACGCCAAAGAAGCATCAACCTTTGGTCTTTTTCACCTGGATGTTGCGCGATCAATCACTGCTCGGCTTATTCGTGGGGTCGCGGTCCTTCATGGCCAGGATATTGTACATGGCG ACCTTCATCTCGGCAACATCCTAGTCCAATATCCTAGGGAAGGTATCGATGCCCTTTCCACTGCAGAGCTATATGAGAAATACGGCGAGCCCTATTCCGAAGCCGTCATTCGTCTCGACAGCAAGCCATTAGCAAATAATATACCCGCACGCGTGTTCATCCCCAGCTGGTACGGCCTTCGCAGCAATGACATTATTCtcggggaagaaaagatccTCCTTAGTGATTTCGGCGAATCGTTCAACCCACACGAAACAGCCAGATTCTCTTCAAagactcttcctctccttcagccACCAGAGGCTAGATTCTCTAACGAGCcgctctccttcccctcggATGTTTGGACACTTGCCTGCACCATCTGGGAGATTCTTGGCCAGGGCCTTTATTTGAGGCCTTTTTCGCTACTCCTGACCGTGTCACTGCCGAGCAAGTAG
- a CDS encoding uncharacterized protein (COG:Q;~EggNog:ENOG410PFT4;~InterPro:IPR036291,IPR002347;~PFAM:PF00106,PF13561;~go_process: GO:0055114 - oxidation-reduction process [Evidence IEA]) — translation MPFHPTKDIPDLTGKTILITGANSGLGKASVLEFSRHNPSQIWLAARNLTEAQSAADSIKHQVPTARIHLLELDLSSFSSVKQAASVFLSTATRLDILMLNAGVMAAPPGMTPDGRYEVQFGTNYMGHALLTRLLLPIMERTAKRDDAGVGGRVRIVAVASHGQRYAPAGGLQFETFKTNGESMGPFARYGQSKLAVVLWVRMLAEVYPWLTAASIDPGVVATTLGDGATGAPGYIRFLFRVALVLRLASSLEVGVRNQLWAAVSREVSSGEYYDPVGVLGKSAFGRDGELARRLWEWTEGELDEYLGRD, via the coding sequence ATGcccttccaccccaccaAAGACATCCCCGACTTAACCGGCAaaaccatcctcatcaccggcgCCAACAGCGGCCTGGGCAAAGCCTCCGTGCTCGAATTCTCCCGGCACAACCCATCCCAAATCTGGCTCGCCGCGCGTAACCTCACCGAAGCACAGTCCGCTGCGGACTCAATCAAACACCAAGTCCCCACAGCTCGCATTCACCTGCTCGAACTcgatctctcctccttctcctccgtcaAGCAAGCCGCATCGGTATTCCTCTCCACCGCCACTCGCCTCGACATCCTCATGCTCAACGCCGGCGTCATGGCCGCACCACCGGGAATGACTCCCGACGGACGATACGAAGTGCAATTCGGAACGAATTACATGGGCCATGCGCTGCTCACGAGGCTGTTATTGCCCATTATGGAGAGGACAGCGAAGCGGGATGACGCTGGTGTAGGCGGTCGTGTGAGGATTGTGGCTGTGGCGTCGCATGGACAGCGGTATGCGCCGGCTGGGGGACTGCAGTTCGAGACTTTCAAGACGAATGGGGAGAGCATGGGTCCGTTTGCGAGGTATGGGCAGAGTAAGCTGGCTGTTGTGCTTTGGGTGAGGATGTTAGCAGAAGTATATCCGTGGTTGACTGCTGCTTCGATTGATCCGGGCGTGGTGGCCACGACGCTCGGCGATGGGGCTACGGGTGCGCCTGGGTATATTCGGTTCTTGTTTAGGGTGGCGTTGGTGTTGAGGCTTGCGTCGAGTTTGGAGGTTGGGGTTCGGAATCAGCTTTGGGCAGCGGTGTCGAGAGAGGTGAGTAGTGGGGAGTATTATGATCCTGTTGGCGTGCTGGGGAAGTCGGCGtttgggagggatggggagtTGGCGAGGAGGTTGTGGGAGTGGACGGAGGGGGAGTTGGATGAGTATCTGGGGAGGGATTGA